tatatatatatatatatatatatatatatatatatatatataaatatatacatttatatacacacacacacatatatatatatatatatatatatatatatatatatatatatatatatatatatatatatatcagggtgccAGCTTGCTAGATTCcatgaaagagagggagagagttctCCTCCTAGAGATTCCTTAGGGGGCCACTTAGAGATTCTGGACTACTTGCATTATCCTCCTCGGAAAAGTTTACATaggaatacattttttattttatatgtagattcttaattttctttttctatagggaacacacacatgcacacacctacacacagacaaacacacacacacacacacacacacatatatatatatatatatatatatatatatatatatatatatatatatatatataaatatatatatctgtatatatatatatgtatatacatatgtatatatatatatatatatatatatatataaatttatatatatatatatatatatatatatatatatatatatatatatatatatatatatgtatatatatatgtatatatatatatatatataaataaataaataaatttatatatatatgaatttatatatatatatatatatatatatatatatatatgaataaatttatatatatatatatatatgaatttatatatatatgtatatatatatatatatatatatatatatatatatatatatatatatagatatttatatatatatatatatatgtatatatatattcatatatatatatatatatacatacacctatctatatgtatacagtatatatatatatatatatatgaatatatatatatatatgaatatatatatatatatatatatatatatatatatattatatatatatatatatatatatatatatatatagagagagagagagagagagagagagagagatatgtatatatacatacatacacctatctatatgtatatacatatatatatatatatatatatatatatatatatatatatatatgtatatatatatatatatatatatatatatatatatatagatatatgtatatatatatacatacatacacctatctatatgtatatatatatatatatatatatatatatgtatatatatatacacatatatatacatatatatacagtatatactatatatttctatatatatgtatatttatatatatatatataaatacatatatatatatatatatatatatatatatatatatatatatatatatatatatttgtttaaatatactCTACATCATAAAATTTCCCAAGAACTAGTCATGGAATATAACGAAAATGATATATtgaacacacacactatatatatatatatatatatatatatatatatatatatatatatatatatatatatatatatatatatatatatatatatatatatatatttatatatatatgtatatatatatatatatatatgtatatatatatgtatatatacatatatatttatatatatatatatatatatatatatatatataagtatgtatatacatatatatatatatatatacatatatatactgtgtatatatatatatatacatatatatactgtgtatatatatatataaatatatatatatatatatatatatatatatatatatatatatatatatatatatatatatatgtgtgtgtgtgtatgtgtgtgtgcgtgtgagtgtgtttggATATAACTACATATCTTTTACTTCTGATACTTATgataattacaaacacacaaagaatatacgctcacacacatttatatcatcatcatcatcatcatcatcttcattatcattagcGATTGTTTAAATATACTCTACATCATAAAATTTCTCAAGAACTAGTCATGGAATATAACGAAAATAATATAttgaacacacacacttatatatatatatatatatatatatatatatatatatatatatatatatatatatatatatatatatatatatatatacatatatatatatatatatatatatatatatatatatatatatatatgtatatatatatatatatatatatatatatatatatatatatatacaaatatatatatacatatatatatatgtatatatatatatatatatatatatatatatatatatattgtatatatacatgtatatatatatatatatatatatatatatatatatatatttatatatatatatatatatatatatatatatatatatatgcgtgtgagtgtgtttgGATATAACTACATATCTTTTACTTCTGATACTTATAATAATTACAAACACACGAAGAATATAcgctcacacacatttatatcatcatcatcatcatcatcatcttcattatcatcagcgATTACTAGttaactacagaacaaaggccttagccatgtccttccacttgtgtctctttatggtctttctgtgacagttCACACCCCAAACTTacttagttcatcgatccatcgtcttcttttcctttcaattCTTCCTTTACAGTCTCTAGGGACTAATttcgttattcttaatatccatctattctctgtcattctaattatatgtcctacccatgtccatttctttttattgccTGTTttgagaatatcctctacattagcttgatctcgtacccatgttgctcatATTTTGTTTCGTAGTGTtatcccctcattattctttccacacctctttgagttgtaactagcttatgtaccaAGGCTTTAGTATTGCTCtaggtttctaatgcataagttaataattgtACGACCttttgattaaatgcttttctttttagagaaagtggcattctacagATCATAATCAAATTTTTTACCAAATACTTTTTCTCCCATGATTACCCTTCTTACAATTTCAGTTTCGTGTTctggggaaactcttactgtctaTCTTAAGTACATATATGCATCAACAatttctagaggctcgtccataacttctatttgttgtctctgtatttttatCGAATATTATCATAGTTTCACTCCTATTTATTTTTGGTCCAATATTTCTGGCTTTTCCATCccaattttctatcatctttttaattcctcctatgattcactgagCGCAACTATTTTATCTGCAAATTTAAAGTTTTAAGATattcttcattaatattaattcctactttttaaaaatcaaaattcttaaaaacttctaggaatgccgtgaataatctaggagaaatggggtctccctgtgtagctcctttctcagtcggaattttccCTCTATCTGTATGTAGTTTTTGGATTGCTGTAGTTCCTACATCTATATATTGAAGTGCtctaacataaaattcttctattccttcTTCTTAAGGATTCATTACGGCTGGTGTTTTTACCAGTGGCGTCTCGTGGATAAAATTAGGGGTGGTGCTGCTCCCCTTTAGAAAAATGTGCTGCCTTAGTTTCAATATTGTGTGGAAGGAAAGAAACAGGTATAAGAAAATGTATTCAGAATGTTCATAGAACCCTGAAAGAACAATAGCAAACAATTTTTACTTACCATAACCAAAATTGATACTATTGAAGCTTGActcattcatataaaaaaaggaaatccaTTTTTCTTGTTTCAATTTCAACGAGATCAATTATTTTCTCCTTGGTCTCTAAATGACAACTGAGGATTTTTTTCCTCCATTAAAAGCGCGGAAAGTGCATTTAGTTTTTCCAGTTTCATAatgttttttagaattttttttattgttttcagtgcTGAAAagcaccgttctgtctgttgaagCCATGAGAATTGTCGAGAGAACTAAAAAGTATGAAAGAAACTAAAGAATCAATTGAATAGAATAGCTGGAAGTAGGACAATAATCTAATTCTACATTTTATAGCATTTGAGACTATAGTACTCTACACAGATTTCTAGCATAAAAATCGTGGAGTAAAAACATAATTAACTACCTTTCACCACACGACAAGGTCGGCACTGTGGGAACTACAGTGCTCTCTTAGCGCTCCGCCCGCGGACTCGCGTGTAGCTTCTTGTGTGCATTCGCACAACAGCAACACACCACGCAGCTGGAACTGTGAAGTGCAAAGTTCCAtacaaagattcttttttttttattaagcttaAGGATTATGTATTGTAAATGTATAAAGAAAAACATCATTACATTGAACATTATCAATAATAGTCTGATAAATAAAAAATAGGTGCTACAGTTCCACAGTACCTATCACGAGCAGCCActggttttgacagaatcaaaagctttctcatagtctagaaATGCCATATATAATGGGTTGTCATtctctgatgatttttccattagctggttaataatATGGATATGatctgttgttgaatacccacttctaaagcctgcctgctctctattggttgattaaagtctatctctctttctattctcttatgatatttgtaaatattttacatattacggagAGTATACTTATTGGGTGGTCATTTTTCGGGTACTTTGTAtttcccttttttgtgaattagtaagatgatgataaatatacgtttgataccggctcaggtgtttcataatttctattggtaaagttatttcttatatcactaatgtataacattgtatagaaatcttctgcagTTTATATCACTCCCTctttattgtggataatatttctattttcatcctttacagaaaatatttattgacgccctgttccaagtcttctcttcACCAGTTTGATACTTCTTCCGTTCTTCAGTGGTTCCTCAATTTATGTGCGATTATCTCTACGAATAtattgctaattctatttcaactCTTTTTGATTTTACCCTAATTTTCTATCTGTCAttcattaggtttttggtcttttctgatagtttcctTTGACCTTGTTCAGGAACTTTTTCACCTACTTATTGcgctgattccattttttttttttaaataactgctcatttcttctttacttgcctcCATATCATAAAGctgggagtacttattttgtattgttaaattAAACATATCagattcttatttcatttattgtttctCCATTTGAGCTTTCCCGTCTcccttttctattttcctttttacaaaaaacaggtgttcatgattttaagattgtttcttttagcaaattctacaatcatctctcctctgtcattccttgtggctactccaaatttacttactgctaattctcctctcttcttttcacATAGTTTAGCATtggaatcacccaaaacaaatgtaaattgagtcatatTTTTTCATAATCTCAAGATCTTCATAAGACATTTCTATTTCTTCctatgtatgggatgttgttggtgcatatgttTGTACGATCTTCACTTTATATTTCTTATCTAGGTTGGTAATTAAATCCTGCAATTCTATTGTTAGTACTATAACATTATTCTaggttacctgcaagatttttaataGGAAGAAAACCCACTtcaatttctttgttcctttcatgtcctctgaagcaaaatatatggccctcttttaattctatataagatccCCCAGATCTAAATTCATCAAATCCTATTCCATACAAATTTATTTGTTTGAGCTCTTCTAGTAAGTCAGAAAGATCTTCCTCAGAcaggtcctgacgttgtatgttgtgaggttcagtttccaaaggtgacttgttctagtccagagatttttagcaccccctgCATTGGAAAGTAGGTGGTCGGTATCTAGGGCAGTTGTTTTACTGCCACTGGGGACTGGAGGTCGAGACAGggttgctatacacacacacacacacacacacacatacacacacatattacacacacacacacacacacaaacacatatatatatatatatatatatatatatatatatatatatatatatatatatatatatatattgctagtcgGTCCTTCTTCtttgtgggttatttagtactcgtcgacattttgaaggatttatttagtcgaaggtcactggaaaaattacatacaatgagaaattcatatggtgacaattcttgattaatctaaaaacaaaacatatttaaaggaaaaccctattctctacacatttcaaacaacattattggaaaactctattgctataatttcagtaattgtaattcctttgtattctatttcttgcatgttacacatttttattaatatttccaataaagacctctggtataacaacttgattacaaaattcttaatactaggtgggtgaatcccttggttctgctatatatcgactctttaagaaatatgcactaagcattaatagacatcattaagtcatgagagagttccactaaatagttattcgatctgtgacATATTTTttctagcttaatcccttacgagctctattttccctccttaaattgtaaagacctcttgataacatctcttacttacaattttgtttgtgtccactgcaaagaccgtccagctctATCCCCTCCTGGGCCGCAGGCAAGTCCCTACCGAGGGTACGCCACCGTTAACACAAGCACACCCctcactttatttcatgtgtctatatttcatcatattagcaaccctaattagctattgttatttaaacagcaactctGACAACCCTTTTACGtctataaatctcagaacactgtgatgcttaccttatattataattccatcatAAAGTCGTCGATGTGGATTCTCTTAAACACGTCTACTCCCAATGCCTGGTACTGCTTGAAAGACTCACCTGCTGCTTTCCCAAGCACTTGACAGAGGGGCGGCGGGAGATGGAccgatggttcttttgttttcttttgttactaacatataaaaggtgtccccataaatattgtttctgacggaaacttcctcattttaatttttttattatttgataacgtgtacgcctctattagtgaccgaaatttaattacaaattttggatttactacgaacagtcattcaaagttgcgcagggaaaagtgagatttccctgagtaaaatttccctgagtgaaactTCCCTGCGTGTACACCCGCCCCTTTGAAACCTCTTGAGCACAAGGGGGTTCAACACCTTATCGCTCTGTAACGCCCATTAGATCCGTCTCCTCCTCTAAAATTAAAACAAGCTTCGACAGCGGTCTGTCgtattccttgccctctctcctgacagtcaccgtcctcaccaaaccatctttccctactttggtctgcattactctagccaatggccaatggcagcgTGCTTCATTCTCCTTGACCATAAGGACTACGTCTCCCACCCTGACGTTTCGTCACTCTTTGAGCCATTTCTGGCGCTGTTGTAACCCCAACAGATATTCATGTTTCCAACGGGCCCAGAACTGCTcggccatatgctgcacctgcttccatCTTTGCTTAGAGTGGCCCCCTATTGCAACGTCGCAGCAGCCTACAGGCGAATCtcccatgtttaaaagcttgttcggtatgagtggaaccgggtctctactgtctgaggtgacgacagtaaggggtctactgttaaccgttgcctccacttcacaaaagagtgtgcatagcccttcataatccaattgctgtgtccccaagactatatctaAGACCCACCTCATGGTACCGATCAACCGCtcccatgctcctccaaaatgtgaggcGCTGGGAGGATTGAGAATAAATTCCACCCCACACCCGAGCAACTCATTGCGCACCTTGTTTCCTGCCAAGAACTCATAACTGGAGTCGAGAACTTTCCGCGATCCCACAGTATTAGTGCCACAGTCGCATATAACTGTCTTGACCTGACCACGACGAGCCAAAAACCTCCTGAAGACACTAATGAATGAATCTGATGTGAGATTTGAGGCCacctccaagtgtatggccctcgtgttcaaacaagtgaatataactccccaatgcTTCATCTGTGCTCTGCCTCGTTTTACGAAGAATGGCCCAAAAAGGTCCACCCCGGTGCGATAAAATGGGGGTTTCCCCGACTCCACACGATCAGGTGGTagatcggccattagctgctcgatAACCTTTCCGTGTGCCCTGCGACACCTGACACATCTACTCATCACTCGTCGCACTGCTGCATGGCCCTTAAttacccaaaatttctccctcaTCAGCCTCAAaacatgcattacacccatatggttagaatgctcatgataatactggatcaccatatctgtcaagtgtcccttatacggcaaaataattggatgcctttcgcttggagagatatttgccgaagataacctacctccaacgcacagaagcccatttctcaggattggtttcaaccttcttcgggagctagaggccctaatagttcctcccttctcaaggctctctatctccaactcgtaatcaacacgctgtgttacctgcactaccaccGTCTCCGCCAAGCTAATAATTTCGGTGGACAAATGCATATCTAGCTCGCTGAGCAGCTGCCTGTGTTTATAAGTAATGTACCTAGCAAATAGCATCAACCAACccaaagctctaaggagcttgatccacctggaatagtggtggatgattttatacatacctgtTTGCCTGATGTCCATCCTAATCCTGAAACTAATTAtttggtagcctctagttcctgttggtcttatctcacgcttaacttctaatccttccacaccatctgacatttgagctggctcAGTTGGCCAGAAACACTCCTCCTGCAACAGAAACTCCGGCCCTTTTCTCCACCTTTCGgactgcttggaacgtgttgcatcgtctgctgggttccactcagagttaacatacctccactctttctgatcactgccctcccttatcatagagaCACGGTTTGCCACATATGTCTGGTATCTGGCCTGATCATTCCTAATATATCGCAAGACGGTTGTTGAGTcggtccaataatagaccccatctaccctgaaatctaacatggtcagaatagtgcttcctagtcttacggccagtaccgctgcactaagttctaggcggggcactgaaacatgcttcaatggtgcta
The nucleotide sequence above comes from Palaemon carinicauda isolate YSFRI2023 chromosome 2, ASM3689809v2, whole genome shotgun sequence. Encoded proteins:
- the LOC137619824 gene encoding uncharacterized protein, yielding MVIQYYHEHSNHMGVMHVLRLMREKFWVIKGHAAVRRVMSRCVRCRRAHGKVIEQLMADLPPDRVESGKPPFYRTGVDLFGPFFVKRGRAQMKHWGVIFTCLNTRAIHLEVASNLTSDSFISVFRRFLARRGQVKTVICDCGTNTVGSRKVLDSSYEFLAGNKVRNELLGCGVEFILNPPSASHFGGAWERLIGTMSYIHKKEWDIWYPALLPYALPSSDDHSSSSMP